CGCTTCACTATGCGCTTTATAAGCTTTTAGAGCTGAACTCTTTTCACCAGACCGATCATAGGCTTGTGCCAATGCCAAATAAGCGCTCGCACTTTCTTCAGCGCTACCTGTGGAGTCAGCCAACACAGTTGCTTGCTTCAGCTGCTCAATAGCTTCAGATGTCTTACCTTGTTCAATCAATACTTTACCGATGGCTTGACGCTGCTTGGTTGCTTGCAAGGGTTTATTGGCTGCTGTTTTGCTCACCGCAATTTTCTCTCGAAGCGCAATCTCCTCTTCTTTTTTATCTTGTTCTTGATAGATATTAAGCAATTCATCTGCTTCCACATCCTCCAAAACCACTTCAGACAATTCATAGTCCAGATCATCTGCATCACTTGCTCCTGCCACTGAGGGTTCTGGCGCCAAGGATTCTTCCGCAGCAGCGAAATTATCCTCTTTGGCATAAGCCCGTGCTTTCACTGCCCGGCCTTTAGATTGTAGTCGCCTGGATTGATTGTAAGTTGAAGAAGGTTCCAGTTGACTCACCCGTTCTAATGCCTGAGGTGTTTCGCCTAGCTCTACTTCATTTTCGGCCAGTTTCAGTTCAACCTCCAACCGTTTGTTTTCATCAATTTCCGTTTGACTCAGTTGTTCATAGAATTGCTTTGAGTTTTCAAAATTTCCTAGTTCGTAATTCACTCTACCGAGTCCTTCCAATGTGGTTCTATACTCCTCTGTATTTGCGTATGATTTGGCTAGTCTTTGATAAGCAGACAAATAATTTTGATTAGCCAATTTGAGCTCATTTTGATTCTCATTTATTTTTCCTAGAACGATATAACATTTGGCCTCATTGAAAAGACTTTTCTGGGTAATACTAGTAGCCAATGCTTGCTCTACAAGGTCCAATGCTCTAGAAGGGTTCGTTTCGATTATTGCTTCCGCCTCTTCCAGTAAGCTAGGTACACTTTGATCAACCGAAATATTACGCTCAGATAAGCTCTTATACCTTGAGGCTTTCTTACTCTTTTCTTGAGCATTTCCTATACCTATGACCAAAAGGCAAATAGCAATTGTCAATATGTTTCTATAAGTCTTCAACCTTCCCGTTTCTTAATAGGAAACCAAACCTCTTCCTCGGAATCAGGGTGATTATTGATATACTTTTCTCCTAGTAGCTCATACTGCGGACGCGAACTATCAGGTTCATACTCAGAGCTGGGCATCCATTCTCCCAAAATGTATTGCAAAGTTCTTGGAAATTGGCTACTCAAACCTTTATGTATAAAAACAGCATACAAACCTCCCGCTAAGTCCAGCAGTTCCATGCCCTCTGGCACTTTGTCTCTATTATCCACTTCCATGGCCGCCCATTTGACAAATGCTGTATCCGCACTCGAACTGCTCCAATCAAATCCTTCCTTGAATTTTTGCAATGAATATTTATCAGATGAAACAGCTCCCATCACCTCCTGCCTTCTTGGCATAAATGTACCCCATAGTTTCCCTGTAAGACTATTGGTTGCATAGGTCATATCCATAGACATACCTACAAGTGTCTTGGGCAACGATTCAACAATTCGCGGAGCTTGCATAATTCAGATTTTTATTTCGAACGCCAACAAATTTGCACACAAAAGCAAGGAATAAAAAATGGGTTTTGGATGCTGATAATTGAAATATACATTCCAACTAAATGAATCCAATCGTTTACTCATTCAAAACTACCCTTCCCTCATCGCAGCTATTTTATTTCATTGATTCCGTGGACTTTTGAATTATCATTTAAACAAAAAAGTCATGAATAATTCAACCTCAGTATCAGTTAAAACTATCGCTTTCTTTCTTATTATAATTTTCACAGCAGGCTGTTTCACTCCTACTACTCAAGCCAAACCAGAACCGGAAAAGCAAAAAATCATGCTGGCTCTTTTACTCGATACCAGCAACAGCATGGATGGGTTAATTGATCAGGCCAAATCCCAACTATGGACGATAGTAAACGAATTGGCCGCCGCCAAATGTGGCAATGGCTCGAGACCAGAGATACAAATTGCACTCTTCGAATACGGAAATGACGATCTGCCTCAAGCGGAAGGTTATATGCGAATGGTTACAGATCTCACAACGGATTTGGACGAAATATCAGAGCGATTGTTCGGCCTTTCCACTAATGGTGGAGACGAGTACTGCGGGTATGCCATCAATAAATCAATCAAAAAACTGAACTGGTCAGAATCTAAGGCTGATTTAAAGATGATATTCATTGCGGGTAATGAACCCTTTAGCCAAGGCAACATTACGTATGAATCGGCTTGCCAGTTGGCCAAAGAAAAAAACATCGTGGTGAATACCATTTTCTGTGGAGATTACAATGAAGGCATTCGTACCTCATGGAGACATGGTGCAACGCTCACGGGTGGGTCATACATGAGTATCGAACAAAATCAAAAAACTGTTTATGTACAAACGCCCTATGATGATAAAATTGATCAATTGAATAACGATCTTAATAAAACATACATTTACTATGGTTCTCAAGGTAAAAGCAAAAAGGAAATGCAGATGAGACAAGATCAAAATGCGGAATCTTATAGTCAGGCAAATAAAGTAAAGCGCGCCATTTCAAAAAGCTCTCATGCGTATAAAAATTCAAGCTGGGATTTGGTAGATGCCTATGAAGACAATGAAGAAGTGCTAGAATCTGTAGAAGAAGAATACCTTCCGGAACCCATGAAAGAAATGGATACCGAAGAGAGAAAATCGTATGTCAAACAAATTACCAATGAGAGAGAGTCTATCAAAAAGGAAATTCAAAAACTGAGCGCCAAACGAAAACAATACATTGCCGACCATAAACCCGCTGAAGCATCAGAAAACACTTTAGATCAAGCCATGGTTAATGCGGTAAAAGCATTGGGTAAATCAAAAGAATTGATTTTTGAGTAGGTTCGAATGATAAATCAAAAAGCCACCAGAAGTAAAGGTTACTTATGGTGGCTTTTTTGGTATTAAGTCAAGAGTTAAGATTTAAAATTAAACTATTACAGTAATAGAAGTCATTTGTTTAACAAACATGAAATTAGCAACAACGTTGATGTTACATTCTTTTATAAGGCTATAATTTCTAAACTAATCTATCATGATTTACATATTGTTTGTTTTGGGTTTTTTGCTACTTATTAAAGGGGCAGATATACTGGTTGATGGCGCATCTTCAATTGCTAAAAAAAACAATATTTCGGAATTGGTAATAGGTCTTACGATAGTTTCATTTGGCACAAGTATGCCAGAACTCATAGTAAACTTATTAGCGAGTTTTGATGGAAGTTCTGAGCTCGCCATTGGCAATATTTTGGGCAGCAATATTGCCAATGTACTTTTGATACTTGGAGTTGCAGCTATTTTTAGTCCACTTCGTATAAAGAAGAGCATTTATTTTACTGAAATCCCCATCTCTCTTCTGGCCACCTTTATGGTTGGTTTTTTGGCCAATGCAGATTTGTTTGTAGATGTAAAAGGGCTAACCCTGAGTAGATATGATGGAGCGATACTTTTATTCTTTTTTGGTTTATTCATGACCTACATTTATGTGGTTTCCAATACCAAACAGGAAGAACCAAATTCCGTAAACGATGATTCAACATTTTTATCAAATACCAAATCCATAGTCTATGTCGTTGCTGGATCCATTGGACTTTTCATCGGTGGTAAATGGGTAGTTGATGGTGCTTTCGAAATCGCTCTTTTATTTGGTCTAAGTGAAACATTTATTGGATTAACTGTTGTTGCCATTGGCACTTCACTTCCTGAGCTTGTTACATCTGTGATTGCGGCTCGGAAAGGTCAGGCAGATATGGCGGTTGGTAATGTAGTAGGCTCTAATATCTTTAATTTACTTTGGATTTTAGGTATTAGTTCTTTGATTAGACCACTCCCATTTGATGTTGTTTCTAATTCTGACATATTGATGGTAATAGGATCTGGCACCCTATTGATCTTAGCAATCGTCATTGGCAGAAAAGCTGTGATAGGGCGAACGATGGGAACAGTATTCGTTCTTACTTATTTCTGTTACCTGGCCTATTTAGTCAGCAGAGGTTAATATAGTTTTAACCTTCAGGGTTATTAATCCTTGGAGGTTTTCTATTGAAAAGACCTAGCTTTGCAGCATGATAGAAATCGGTAAATACAATTCACTCAGCATCGCCAGGCTTGTCCCTCCAGGAGCCATTCTGATAGACGAAGAGGAAAATGAAGTGCTACTTCCCAACAAATACGTTCCAGAGAATGCCAAAGAAGAAGATGAGTTGGAAGTCTTCGTCTATACCGATTCTGAAGACCGAATAGTTGCTACCACCCTTACGCCTAAAGTTATGCGCAATGAATTTGCTTGCCTGGAAGTAAAAGATGTGAACAACATTGGTGC
The sequence above is drawn from the Reichenbachiella sp. genome and encodes:
- a CDS encoding histidine kinase, with product MKTYRNILTIAICLLVIGIGNAQEKSKKASRYKSLSERNISVDQSVPSLLEEAEAIIETNPSRALDLVEQALATSITQKSLFNEAKCYIVLGKINENQNELKLANQNYLSAYQRLAKSYANTEEYRTTLEGLGRVNYELGNFENSKQFYEQLSQTEIDENKRLEVELKLAENEVELGETPQALERVSQLEPSSTYNQSRRLQSKGRAVKARAYAKEDNFAAAEESLAPEPSVAGASDADDLDYELSEVVLEDVEADELLNIYQEQDKKEEEIALREKIAVSKTAANKPLQATKQRQAIGKVLIEQGKTSEAIEQLKQATVLADSTGSAEESASAYLALAQAYDRSGEKSSALKAYKAHSEALQRFIEEKQNQTSLREFLLRKQQGIQNLTKDLALDESSYLLDETTMELQDQQLKSQRLLIYGLLALLLLVIVGAYFIHRKAQQTKRVGQLLALKSLRSQMNPHFIFNALNSVNQFVALNDERAANKFLADFSKLMRMVLDNSQKEFITMREEREMIALYLKLEHYRFRDQFEYSFEIDSTLDLDEIEIPPMLIQPYIENAIWHGLRYKEEKGRLSVRIFQNGEGVKISIEDDGIGRFASKQLKTDNQKKKNSVGLKNTLERVSIINQVYKTNYSISISDLNTDRSGTKVEILTPSNHG
- a CDS encoding GyrI-like domain-containing protein, coding for MQAPRIVESLPKTLVGMSMDMTYATNSLTGKLWGTFMPRRQEVMGAVSSDKYSLQKFKEGFDWSSSSADTAFVKWAAMEVDNRDKVPEGMELLDLAGGLYAVFIHKGLSSQFPRTLQYILGEWMPSSEYEPDSSRPQYELLGEKYINNHPDSEEEVWFPIKKREG
- a CDS encoding vWA domain-containing protein translates to MNNSTSVSVKTIAFFLIIIFTAGCFTPTTQAKPEPEKQKIMLALLLDTSNSMDGLIDQAKSQLWTIVNELAAAKCGNGSRPEIQIALFEYGNDDLPQAEGYMRMVTDLTTDLDEISERLFGLSTNGGDEYCGYAINKSIKKLNWSESKADLKMIFIAGNEPFSQGNITYESACQLAKEKNIVVNTIFCGDYNEGIRTSWRHGATLTGGSYMSIEQNQKTVYVQTPYDDKIDQLNNDLNKTYIYYGSQGKSKKEMQMRQDQNAESYSQANKVKRAISKSSHAYKNSSWDLVDAYEDNEEVLESVEEEYLPEPMKEMDTEERKSYVKQITNERESIKKEIQKLSAKRKQYIADHKPAEASENTLDQAMVNAVKALGKSKELIFE
- a CDS encoding calcium/sodium antiporter, producing the protein MIYILFVLGFLLLIKGADILVDGASSIAKKNNISELVIGLTIVSFGTSMPELIVNLLASFDGSSELAIGNILGSNIANVLLILGVAAIFSPLRIKKSIYFTEIPISLLATFMVGFLANADLFVDVKGLTLSRYDGAILLFFFGLFMTYIYVVSNTKQEEPNSVNDDSTFLSNTKSIVYVVAGSIGLFIGGKWVVDGAFEIALLFGLSETFIGLTVVAIGTSLPELVTSVIAARKGQADMAVGNVVGSNIFNLLWILGISSLIRPLPFDVVSNSDILMVIGSGTLLILAIVIGRKAVIGRTMGTVFVLTYFCYLAYLVSRG